The Nyctibius grandis isolate bNycGra1 chromosome 9, bNycGra1.pri, whole genome shotgun sequence genome segment CATACCTGCTGATACTGCTGCAATAATTCGTGTTCTGGCCATGCTTCCTTCCTTTCAAGTGGAGGAAATCATtataaacaaagcagcagcagttctgccTCAATGCAGGCTCCATCATTTGAATTGCATTGCTACAGCTCTTGTCAAATGGAATCATTATGATCAGTTGCACCGGCAAAACAGTTCTGAGCTATGTGcaaagcttctgcaaaaactAAGTGACTGTGGATTTCAGAGGCTTCAGAAAGCCAACAACTTAAATCTTCTGTTGGAAGAACTTACGCATGTGAATGGAGAGTGGTTTGAAGAAGTCCTCAGTGAGGAAATTATGGCCATATGTCAACGCTTGATAGACCAAATCACATGGGCAAATGTAtttcagttgtctttttttctcataaaaacaaaccactgttGTCCTTCATTACTTGACAGAATAGCTTCTGTGACTGTTGAAAATATAGACAAGGTattacaatttttctttctatctaCTGTAAGTTATTTAGTAAGAAAGGACAGGTTAGTAGTTAATGTGTTTCAGAGCACAATCCACACAATGTTTCTAAGTTTTCTTCAGTGTACCTCATTTGGAGCTCCTCTTTTTCTATGTTCACTCAAAGCTGTTTGGCTTCTGTGTATATTATTTTGCACTTActtctctttaatttttctttcttattttatttttcagtcagttAGTGTTAGGTCAGCCGTAATCTTTGCATTCAGCTTTACACTTGACcatcttaaataatttttttaacctctttaCAAATAGTCACATCACACAGTGTGTATTTTTACATTACTCATTCTTGTGGGGATTTCCCCAATAGCCTGTAATTTTGGtcaaaattactgttttcttgctatctttttttttttttttttccccttcttctcaaTCTGGTATTTATACAGATCTTTGATTTTATTCTATGACAGTTCAGTTTCTTTAAGAGCTTTTAATGGGaaacctttttaaaagcttcttaaaGTCTAAATATACAGAAACACTTTGATCATCTACATGAAACAGATTTTAAGTTTTAGCCATAGCTGCAAATGTAatgatttctgcattttatttttttaatatttttctccaggaaaagttgatcaaaaaaaccccatagaaAATAGCACATCTAGTCTTAAATCTCCCAATTCTGAATGAACTGTAAAACCGTTTTTTATTGTAAAGCAATATTAGGATGTTTTGCATTGACTTAATTTaggatgtcttttttttccagatccacCCCtttgaaatctattttattctcttccttttttctgctctgaattaTGACCCTCCTGCCACTGAAGAGTTCTTTGAAAGTTGTATCCAACATCTTACTTCTAACTTGAGTAAGCAAAGATTTTCTGATACCAAATAAATGAGTATCACTGGAAGATACTGTTTGTACTGAATGAAAATGGGAATAgaatagcatttttttaagcaaagaaaaaattgtgTGTGTTACTCCTAATACTCTGcctactggggttaaaccacaacaaagaTTCAGTGTGTGCTTCTGTTGCGTTTTCTAGCTTCATTTCAccctttaaaaattactgttgaTATGGGACTAGGAAGGTATCTTGAGCGTAGTAAAAAGCAAGTGCAAATTGTGATTAATTCACTGTGCTGTTATTGGATAGAATTGTTGTGGCGTTCCCCAAGGAATCCTCATTTGGGGACAGGATATACTTTGTGATTTATCACAAAGAAATGGCTAAATTGTAGAGGAAATGTgtagagacttttttttttttttaattgatgatACAGCCTCACAGAACTGTGAAAATTTGCTGGCTACTGAAATATTGTGgagttaccttttttttttaagactaacTAGTTTCCTCCTGCAAAGACCTGGCAAGAGTTACCTTATGCCTTGGTGCAGTTAGCAGAGGTAGTCGTTAATCCCACCTGGGTGTTCATTTAGTACATTAAGAAAGAAACATGGATGATTTGGGAGGGCATTGCAAATCCTTTCAACTTTGTCATGTGTTAATGTGaacttctgtttggtttttaaaggtTGTTTTGAAACTCACCACTTGGTGCTGCTTGGTCATGTTTTGGCAGTGGCTGGGTATTTTCCTCCAGTTCTGATAAAGAGgatatttaatgtttctttcctAAGTAAATTGGATGCTCAACTTGAAGGTAAATATCTAGTGATCTGTTGAATTTGAGTATGTAGCATTTGGCATAAAATGGAATTGTGGACCTATACATGACTTGAGAAGTAGAATTACTCTTTAAATGATTCAGTTTTCTGGAAAGACTCCTCTATATTATCTAGTCATTATTTGAGTGCCAAAAGGGAAGGAATGAACAAAAATTTGTGcgttgttttatttaaaagcgCAGACTTGTATTGCAGATGAGAGAAGCTcgtttaaaacaaattttatagTCAGCTTACTGTACTCAGTAATTCTTCAActttattagaaataaaattacctGAGTGTGGTACTTATTACTAGAAATAGTCACAAAGCTCAAGAAATAACGTGGGATTCTTGTCTGCAAGAAATGAGTCCCACCAGTCTCTTCTCTCTAAATAAGAGACTGCATGTttgactttttccttcctctctaccTGTACGTTGTTCACTATCAATGTACTGTTGCCATTTTACCTTCAACCACTTCACTAAAAGATAAATGACACAAGAGAGTTTAaattgctgctttcttctgtcttgctgTTGTTCTTAATATTGAgcaaaactgttatttttcattttttcctcagggATTTTGAGAACCTTTCTAAGATTCTGCAGCATGAATTTTATAAATGCCATACTATACAGATATTTGCATCTGTAGTGAAGAATTCAGAGGTAGCCATTTAGTTCAATGTGTTggatttttcacatttcagttcACACCTTTTTACTTTGTTTAACTCAGTCCTGCCTGATACCCTAAAGCAGAGAGTCCGCTCGCGCCTCATGAAATTGAACAGAGCAGTCTGTCTGGAATGCCCGGAGTTTCACATCCCTTGGTTTCATGAGCGCTACTGCCAACGTGTTTTTCGTAGCAGTAAGTAATTTACGAGAGGAAAATCTGCCCTTGTTACTAGTAATAGTCTGTTTTCAACAATCTGCTAGACGCTTCTTGTAAAACAGTCATGTTGACACTAGTGCACAATAGAAGCTCAGAAAGGCACATCCCACTATCTGCTGAGGATGTGTTCTTGAAAAGTGCAACCGCTTAATAGTGTGACAGAGAGCAAAGCAGTTTTCCCTGTGAGAATTAATGTAATAGAGAAGGGATATTTCtacataagaaataaaatttaaatacacaGGAACAGTATATATAGCATGGAGGATGGAGAGGCAGGAAGAGGATCATGAGGATTGTCTACTGGAGGAGATGGGTCACTTTGATCCCTGCTTCACTTACAAGACTGAACATTTGACTTAAATTTTTCAAGGTGAGCATTTTTGCTGCCTCCTTTTGAACTCACTGCTGTCTTCTTCCTCAAAAGAATCAAGATCCATCAAGGATGAGAGGTGGAGAAGCAGGCTAGTGGTCAAGTCTAGCAGCTGAGATCTTTCAGAATAGTGATCAGTTCAGAAAATCCAGCTGATGCAAACTCAGTATCTCCTCCACTAATTCTCATGGGGGGAGATCTGCTTTGCTATCTGTCAAACTCAGCTGCTTTCTCTCTGACACTGAAGGTGTTTAATGAAGCAAGGTATTAAACAGTCTGCAACAGACAGAGAAGTGACAGATAGTGGGGTGTGCCTGTGATAGATGTAAAATACGTAAATACCTATTTAACTGTCTTAAGcacaattaaaagcaaacaaaatccaaaGGTAAAAACTGAAACTAAAGTGTTTGTAGTCTGTCAATGGGAAAAATCCTGGGATGGAATGTCTGGATTTGAAATTCCTGCTTAATAGGCACCTGTCAGTTTCCACCCAAAAGATGATCACGTGGTCTCTGAATTATGATTCAATAAAGGCAGGGATCTCTGGAAAAGCTTTAATTCAGTAGGCTGGCTGTCAAAAATGCAGTGTCACAAACTGCAATTTTCAAAACTTTGGCTGTGGAAGTTTTGATGTATGAattcttcattttgtctttGTAGGCAGTAGGCGAATAAATCCACTGCAACAGCATGTTCACAGAATGCTGACAGAGATCTTAGGAGGGAGCAATTATGCAAGAATATCTGTTCTCACACCATACTACTATGAAATAGGTGAGAAGTTAGTCCTCTAAGGATTGTTATGGAGACCCCCAATATCACTATTATCACCAAGATTTGGAAGCCCATGGCATGTGGCCACAAGATATTGCAAAGAAGGAATTGCTGTATAAATACAGTTTCTAAAAAGTTCTGTGTAATATAAATAATGTTGGGTATCTGTAGTTATGGTCATAGCTTAGTTTTTCTAGAGTAAACACTGTACAGATCAagttctttcactttttcttgtCAGTAAACaggtttgttgtgttttctcACAGATTTTGAGTGCATTctggatgaaaataaaaagcctctTTCCTATATGGCTCAGAATATACCTTTGGATAATGTGGAGGGACGACATTTGAGACATGACATCAAGGATGAAGGGAGAAAGGCTCTGCCACCGGGAGCTCAGAGGTTAGTACACTGAATTCTTGCACATTAGCTCTTCCAAGCTTCCAAGTTTGGATCAAGTTTAGACCAGGTTTTTGATGCTTATGTCCTCAATGGTTGTTGCAACCCCTgggctatttatttttctgtgcctttttccAAAGCCACATGAGGTTAAGCCTTCCTACGTGTGCTGGGTTTACACCAGCTGGCAACTGAGCTCCCACCCAGTCAGTTTATTAGTGAagagaagcaagaagaaaaaacataaaaagggaaaagaaaacaattcatGCAAAGGCAGTCACTCACCACCAGCAGACCAGTGCCAGAGCAATGACTACTTTGGAAAAACTCCCCCcgtttattgctgagcacaatgttatatggtgtggaatattGCTTTGGCCAGTTGAGGtgccagctgtgtcccctcccaatgTCTTGCCAATGCCAGgtgcagagtgagaaacagagaaggccttgatgctATGCAAGCACTCttcagcaatagccaaaatattggtgtgttatcaacactgttttggtcaccaGTCCAAAACACGGCACCATAcgggctgctatgaagaaaagtAACTCTgccccagccagacccagttCACAAGGGCAGACAGGGCATTCACTGAAATGTGTTTCATAAGATTGGAATACTGTTTTCCTCTGACCTCTTCAAATGTAAGCCTTGAAAGGGCTGGTTAGCTGTTTTTGCCATTTGTACAAAAACAGATGCAGGGAGGAAATACTTTCTCTAAATCATGTGAAGTTCAAGTATCTCTagataaatatgaggaagatgTTTTGTCTAGTTTCAGGgagttgtttgcttttctttttctatgaaTTGTCAAAATTTATCTAGTAATAGTCTTGCTGCAGCTATCAATACTGAACTAGAAATACCACTTTTCACTATCCAGGTAGAACCTGAAAGtaaatgcacatttttgttgtttgcagAATTGCTTTGGAATTTCTTGATTCAAAAGCTTTTAGCAAAAATTCACATCACCTGAAAGGAGAACCTGCAGTGAAAAAACGACACCTGGAAATGCTGGGGTACCAGGTAGTTCAGGTGAGCAGTCAGCTATATTTTATATCTGTTCTGAGTTGTATTGATAGTGCAGATTGATACTTTTTCCTTGGAACAGATTTAAAGATAGTTTAATAGTTAAAAGCACCTACTGGATAAGAACAATTTTTGTATTTAGAGGGGAAATTCCAAGCTGTTCTCAAGATGGTGTAAGGACTTCATAGAATTTGCACCTTCTCTGAAAGTGGCTGCAGCAAAACTGAAGTCAAAAGGCCTCAGTCTTACCTTAGTCTAGGCAAACCAGCAATCTCAATGTAGCCTgagtaaaggagaaaaaatgaaacaaaagtttCAGTTCAATTCACCGAAGATTTCTACACTAGAAAAAGATTGAACATACCCTCCTCGAGTGATAGGGAGACAGTTACGGCCGCTGCGAGATGGGATATGGATGCTGGCTGTCTGCTGCAGTGATAGTGCTGTGACAGGGAAGACTAGTAGCCAGAGATAATTCGCAGCCTTCGGCATAGGAACATTTGGATAATGGAGGCTCATGAATGCGGATTCTCCTGTATATATTATTACTCACCTACTTTAATTCTAGCTAGGATCCCTCTTCAAGTTTAagtttggtgtttgttttttttttttaaacaggataaACATCCTTTCTCATATTGCCTTGACAGTAAATGTTATGCTACTGATACACCATTCCAGTTTGATACATTAACATTACAAACTATAGTCACCTGGGGTTTTTCTCTTGATTTGGATTTCAAAAGGTGGGAGATGGTGTAATGAAGTTGTCATAGCCTGTACTGCGTGGGCATCTGCTTTACATCTCTGCAACTGTGCTACTTCTTGGAAGCAAACTGATAGCTTACGTGAAGAATCTTACATtgataaattaatcttttcagtACTAGAGTAAGCCTAGCTTTTAGAAGGACACAGGTGATCAAATATCTTCAAGTGGAGAACAACAGGTATCAGAGAgccttttctttgctgtaagATGGTATGTGGCTTATACCAGACAATGTTAACACTCGGTTTGTATGATTCTGTTCTACAGATTCCTCACTTCGAATGGAATTCTATGGTTCTGTCAAAAAAAGGTGAACAGCTAGAATATCTGAGAAAGCATCTGTATGGAATACAGTGATGTCAGACATGTagtcaaaagtattttttcatacaAACACTTCATGTACCATTAAACTTCTTGTCATCCTGGAATACATACTTTCAAAAATCTCTTTATCTGTGAGTCAGCTGGACCAAGGCTTGCCATGGGGCATCAGGTGTCAAGAGATTTAATACTCAGTTTGTTGGGGATTGCAAAAGGCAGGTCACAGTGCGCCATGAAGATGTGATAAGGATGCTTAAAATCTCCCATTATCCGGAAGCTATTTAAGTACATGAGTCTGTGACAGTTTTGCcataaaattacattattatCTCCTAAATAAAGCACAGAGGCTTAGCCAGATATAAAACTGTCCAAAGAAAAAGTTGGAAATACTCTTGACAGTgagagaggaggcagcagatCTACTGGAATAGTCCTCCAGCATGTGATAGAATGAGCAATAGGGATCAAACAGTATCTGTACTGTGAAACCAAGAAACCGAAATGCAGATTTACTAAGAATAGGACTGCTCTGACAGCCATTCTGTTTCCATCTGCAAGAACAGAGGTACTGTGGGTGACTGTGGCGGGGGCGGGTGTTGTGCGGTGAGGAAcctccagctgcttctcctACCCTGTGATGTGGCGTGTGCAGAAGAAGTACGACTTGAGTCTTCTGGAACACCTTCACATACTAGGTAGACTAGTTTTAGAGGTCTGGCAGCCACTCAGACCCTTGAAACACCTGTACTCCAGTTAAATGCAACTTGGAAGGGATACGTGAAAGATTTAGACAAGTAGAAAATAATGCTTATGTCAGACATACATAGGCACTTACTAGCAACTAGATAATTAATGAAATTTATTATTATGGCATTATGCATTGGACTAGCCCTTTCTAATAGAAATAAACCAAAAGTAGACAAACCATCTAACCTGCCTGTTCTGTAAATAAGGCAGTGTACAAAAGAGCAAAATTAGGCTGAAAATTGAGACCAAGACCAAGAAAAGCCTTCAGAGAGTGACAATCACCTTGGTTACTGGTGGTGAAAAGCATTGCTGGTTTATTTATCATGTTTCAAAACCATCTGCCAGTGACCAGGCTTCCTGTGATTGCTCTCAGCCAGGGTTTGTCTCAGGAAGTATAAGATGCTGGgatgtagaaagaaaaagtggaatAGCCAGGAGAATGTTCATTGTAGAGCAGTAACTGTAGAGTGGTCATACTTCTGCAAATCAGcccattttcagaagcagccaTGTTGTGACTACAGCTGCCATTGTCTCATGACGACTGCTTAGCTGTGCCCATCTCTTTCACACACACTatgttttcttgcctttttagTAGAAGCAACAGACTCTTTTTTTACCACTTCCTTTGAAACCTGGCAGAGGTAAGCAACTGCATTTCTGAATTGACTGTTATGCACATggctgtcactttttttttactactcagtagtagaagaaaatacttttcttgaCAGAACACAAATCAGGACACTAATGAAAAGCCTGGAAAAAACGACAACTGATCTGAGCTGCAAGGTGCTTTCCTTCTGAGGCAGCCCTCACGTTTGTGGGATGACTGAAAATACTCATACATGGTTGTCTGCTTATGACATCAAACGGACAAGGGCTCCAAGACATACAAGATGAGTGCTTTGAGGAAATGTCGTTGAAGGCACAGCCATATAGAAAGATTATATGCACAttgtattttgtataaaatggagaagagaaTCAAATATAGGTTAGGATCTCGGAAGGTGCGCTACAAGTCAGAGGGCTCTTGTACGACCCTGCTTCTGTACAGATGGCCCTCAAGTAGCAACCTTGGAGCGTAAGAAAGGTGGCAGTGGCAGCGGCTGTAGCTGAAGTGGTCATGTGTTTGAGCTGAACCCTGCTTTTCTGGTATCCTGCGGTCACTCTGTGCCAAGCCAGGAACCTTCAAGTTACGTATGGGTAAAGTTAGGAGTATTCACAATGGGAAGAGGATTAAAACTTGCTATGAGTGGATTCAGAAAGGGCatctaagaaaagcaaaatacaagagtatttcagtaaaatgtgctgcttttgatCCTTTGCAgtctttctttctaaattaaatcAGCAAGTGTCAGAGCAGATGGGCTGGTGTAAACCAGTGATTTAACAGGAGCCAATAAAAAGACGCTAAGAACAGCTGAAGGTGGGGGTACTCAATGcgaaaacagaaaagatgtcCCACAGATTCAGTACCAGGGTACAGTAACATACTGAAATGAGCTAGGATGGCTGTACCTTTGCCATATGTTTACCTCTGTCTCCTAGGAAGGCAGTGCAAGGTGTTATTTGGTAGTTAGAATTACTATTCAGTCAGGTGTGGTGGGCttctcttccagttttcctgCTACATCAGTTGGAATTAGATGTAGATTTATGACACCCTCTTTATTCAGTGGAGAAATCCTTTGAAGAGATACTCTATAGAAATGGTGGGAATGCTCTACTTAAGAAAATGGAGGGCAAAGCCTGTACTAAGAAATCGATGATGAGCTGATCACTAAAAGACACCATCAAGTCATACTTttatagttttaaaaacaaagtttaattGTTAAACGTTTCAACATCAAAATGCATCAATTCTTTATTAGATGGAAAAGTCCTCTCTGCCGTAGGTATTTGCTGATTATCAGTTCTTCTAGGACTTTTTCATGAATCCTTGTTAACGACCTCAGATTTCTGAGAAAAACTtctataaaatatttgctttggaaataaatataaaagcataaaaaagtggaaaatcCTTGTTACCAGAAGCCTAAACATCATAAACGAATCAGTAGAGCTATTAACCTTGTGAACTTTGCTCTTTCCTCACATTGGGCTACTAGCACAGCTTTGGCTGAGGTTGGTGTTTCTTAGGCCACATAGTATTAGGCCACTTTTGTTTTCGATATGCACTTCAATTCCaagctaaattatttttagaaggctctaatgaaaatattttcaagatatGGCTGAAGAATGCAGGATTTACATACATTGCAGAAGGGGGAAATCAAGCTGTACAAACAGCCAGTTAGAATAAAATTAGCTACCTACTAGTTGTATTTAACTTAACAATTAATTTGTGGGCACTGTTTGGAGGACAGGTGACGAATATCCTGGATTGTCTGAGTGTAAGGAAGTCTTAACTAGTTTTACTGGCAATTTCACAGAGTGAAAAATGGAGTTCTCTCTGAAATCTTCATTTATTCTAATAAATTGTAATTAGAATTCTTCAGGATTTTAAACACTGGCAAAAATTCAGTTGTTGATTAGCTAGTAAATCTCTTAAGACTTGGACAGACAGGTGAACTGTTATACCGTTAACTGTTAAACTAGTATGCTGCTACAAAACTCTGTACAATTTGGGGACATTTTCAtgcaacaaaaccagaagagccTATTGAAACTCCCTCACCATATTACATCTTCCAGCATTGTGTTTACAGTTTTGACAACTTGAAGAGGTTTAAGCGTGTAGCCAGGCAGGAGGCTCCAGCAGCATAACGGATCTCTTTCAGTATGCCAGTCCATTCCTTCTTTTCATCATCGTACCTGCatttaacaaacaaaacaaggtCAGAACACAGCTTCTTGAAATTTGAGTTGGATGCTTCATCACACATACATGAAAAGGAGGATCATCCATGTGTTGCAAAGGCTGGTAGCACCCACGTGCTGAAGGATGCCACAAGAAGGATGCTTTTGTCCTCCAGAACAGAAAGCCATTCTTGTGCACGTGAGTTGTCCTTTTCCTGGTCCCTAAAGCTTGTTGCTGGCCGGTGTCCTACTTCAATTGCTTCTATAAAAGCTTCTTCCTTGTGTTCAGTATCTCTTCTGAATTCCTTCAGATTCTTACATATAAAGGTGGATTTTCTGGGAATCCCTCCTATCCCGACAGTTAAAATTCCTGAATTTACCTTAGCAACTGAAGAGCCACAGCAGAGATGTGATGTTTCATCACTGCTTCCAtgatttagattaaaaaaaaaaaaaatctaggagATAGGGATTTCTGATGATCTTGGAACAATTAGTCATTTGACTATTAACACATGAGTATGTACAAGCCTCTGTGTATACAGGCTTTTCTGTATAAGAATGTCACGAAACAGAGAATGTTTTTGTGGTACACTTACAAGGCTAAACCTGCCAAGAGATACAGCAGCTTACTCTTTTAAAGAGTAAAAGAATCTGAAGATCATGACTCAGACTGTTCAAATTATTAGTAGGTGGAAGTAGTCATTAGATCCAAATCTCATGTTCATTTGTTACTTTCTGACAAACATTTCTATCTGTCAACAAGTGCCTTACAACTGGTGCTATGGCTTATTTCCGGAGTTaaacagaaaactaattttACCCTCCAGTGTCTACAAACCTCTGTTTCAGATATGGCTTTCCACTAGGAAAGTGTGATTGCAATTAAACTTACTTCCATATGTCAGTGACTTCACTGGGTGCAAATTCTTTAGATTCAAGCTGAATCATTGCAAAGCCTCCGATAGCATACAAAGCTCCGCTTAAGGTGACTAAACTGATGGAACTTCTCTCTTGAGGAAATTCAGGCATAACCTCCCACctaaagattaaaagaaaaacctaagTTAAACACACACATGAGAAATATTCTAAACTGAATGCACTAAAATACACCTCTGGGTGACACAGATTCAGGTAAACAGAGTAAACCAAGAGAAGAATCTGCAGATTTTTCAGACCACAAGCTGGAGGTGTTTGTGAACAACGGAAGAGAAGAATGTGCAAAACATCATGGTGACCTTTACTTTGCTTTCTACAGAGCATGTAAAGTCCAAAGTTCCCTCGTAGAATTACTTCTTGCATAATTCACATTTTGTATTGTTAAATTTTATAAGCAAGTCTCTTTGGGATAGCATACATTTGAGTTGAAGCTTTTGTTGTAGGTTGATGGCTGCAATGCCAGCTGTCAGTGAAGATGGCACAGCCAGATGTGTTTATATACAATAGAAGTgcttattaataaaataaaggtgCATCCAGGACCATTTGCAAGTTTGAGCTAACATAATAAAGCTTTattgatattattttaaatgaaaatttgtaAAGAGATGATAGGAAGGAAAATTAACAAaagtaacaaaaggaaaattaagagtAGAAAGACACAGATAGAGAGGGTATGAACTCCTGGAAAATCATAAACAGTTGGGGGATGCTGACTGCAAAAGATTCTGGCTGTGAGGAAGAACATTGGAAAGTACCTGGACCAAATAAGTGAGCTAATTCCAAGTATGAGTTACTCTCTTTTGtcattactttttcttcatAGTATT includes the following:
- the FASTKD1 gene encoding FAST kinase domain-containing protein 1, mitochondrial isoform X2 encodes the protein MLCLRQVYLFTLRHYQARTLSSDLLLSQINSCTHEDEVFSLVGRNKARLSEKHVGIALNMLWQLQKKRPLLLRTSDYVRNHSQFLTLCILAENKVEQMEDEAVVDTLYSILRLNVEHHDSLAEVLVTEAWKRLERLSLPALSKFALCLYKQRRHLSPVIGKVAHIVDMKLDSIQDIRILSVLMISISDVISQSFQGRLLHKAEQLLEEKDEVHVNYAKRILQFLQNVKLTYHPLVEKCNKIFLKSASHLDIHGISLIFGLYEQMGFDNAEFRLVAKQLLTETIDDYYDPETFAKLFFTLGPMAGSKVRERLLVTAVHMAEEFSSRQVLLILKTMQKMKCRNSHLLKKMASVLHKHLDSYHLLQLVKLTQYLVALRYHNLELFAKLKMLLFGFLKSSVIPADTAAIIRVLAMLPSFQVEEIIINKAAAVLPQCRLHHLNCIATALVKWNHYDQLHRQNSSELCAKLLQKLSDCGFQRLQKANNLNLLLEELTHVNGEWFEEVLSEEIMAICQRLIDQITWANVFQLSFFLIKTNHCCPSLLDRIASVTVENIDKIHPFEIYFILFLFSALNYDPPATEEFFESCIQHLTSNLSCFETHHLVLLGHVLAVAGYFPPVLIKRIFNVSFLSKLDAQLEVLPDTLKQRVRSRLMKLNRAVCLECPEFHIPWFHERYCQRVFRSNFECILDENKKPLSYMAQNIPLDNVEGRHLRHDIKDEGRKALPPGAQRIALEFLDSKAFSKNSHHLKGEPAVKKRHLEMLGYQVVQIPHFEWNSMVLSKKGEQLEYLRKHLYGIQ
- the FASTKD1 gene encoding FAST kinase domain-containing protein 1, mitochondrial isoform X1 translates to MLCLRQVYLFTLRHYQARTLSSDLLLSQINSCTHEDEVFSLVGRNKARLSEKHVGIALNMLWQLQKKRPLLLRTSDYVRNHSQFLTLCILAENKVEQMEDEAVVDTLYSILRLNVEHHDSLAEVLVTEAWKRLERLSLPALSKFALCLYKQRRHLSPVIGKVAHIVDMKLDSIQDIRILSVLMISISDVISQSFQGRLLHKAEQLLEEKDEVHVNYAKRILQFLQNVKLTYHPLVEKCNKIFLKSASHLDIHGISLIFGLYEQMGFDNAEFRLVAKQLLTETIDDYYDPETFAKLFFTLGPMAGSKVRERLLVTAVHMAEEFSSRQVLLILKTMQKMKCRNSHLLKKMASVLHKHLDSYHLLQLVKLTQYLVALRYHNLELFAKLKMLLFGFLKSSVIPADTAAIIRVLAMLPSFQVEEIIINKAAAVLPQCRLHHLNCIATALVKWNHYDQLHRQNSSELCAKLLQKLSDCGFQRLQKANNLNLLLEELTHVNGEWFEEVLSEEIMAICQRLIDQITWANVFQLSFFLIKTNHCCPSLLDRIASVTVENIDKIHPFEIYFILFLFSALNYDPPATEEFFESCIQHLTSNLSCFETHHLVLLGHVLAVAGYFPPVLIKRIFNVSFLSKLDAQLEVLPDTLKQRVRSRLMKLNRAVCLECPEFHIPWFHERYCQRVFRSSSRRINPLQQHVHRMLTEILGGSNYARISVLTPYYYEIDFECILDENKKPLSYMAQNIPLDNVEGRHLRHDIKDEGRKALPPGAQRIALEFLDSKAFSKNSHHLKGEPAVKKRHLEMLGYQVVQIPHFEWNSMVLSKKGEQLEYLRKHLYGIQ
- the FASTKD1 gene encoding FAST kinase domain-containing protein 1, mitochondrial isoform X3, with the translated sequence MEDEAVVDTLYSILRLNVEHHDSLAEVLVTEAWKRLERLSLPALSKFALCLYKQRRHLSPVIGKVAHIVDMKLDSIQDIRILSVLMISISDVISQSFQGRLLHKAEQLLEEKDEVHVNYAKRILQFLQNVKLTYHPLVEKCNKIFLKSASHLDIHGISLIFGLYEQMGFDNAEFRLVAKQLLTETIDDYYDPETFAKLFFTLGPMAGSKVRERLLVTAVHMAEEFSSRQVLLILKTMQKMKCRNSHLLKKMASVLHKHLDSYHLLQLVKLTQYLVALRYHNLELFAKLKMLLFGFLKSSVIPADTAAIIRVLAMLPSFQVEEIIINKAAAVLPQCRLHHLNCIATALVKWNHYDQLHRQNSSELCAKLLQKLSDCGFQRLQKANNLNLLLEELTHVNGEWFEEVLSEEIMAICQRLIDQITWANVFQLSFFLIKTNHCCPSLLDRIASVTVENIDKIHPFEIYFILFLFSALNYDPPATEEFFESCIQHLTSNLSCFETHHLVLLGHVLAVAGYFPPVLIKRIFNVSFLSKLDAQLEVLPDTLKQRVRSRLMKLNRAVCLECPEFHIPWFHERYCQRVFRSSSRRINPLQQHVHRMLTEILGGSNYARISVLTPYYYEIDFECILDENKKPLSYMAQNIPLDNVEGRHLRHDIKDEGRKALPPGAQRIALEFLDSKAFSKNSHHLKGEPAVKKRHLEMLGYQVVQIPHFEWNSMVLSKKGEQLEYLRKHLYGIQ